In Phaeobacter inhibens DSM 16374, the following proteins share a genomic window:
- a CDS encoding RNA-binding S4 domain-containing protein: MLVSEKIRIDKWLWQARFFKTRSLSAKMVSGGHLSLNGNKIAKPAQNVSSGDVLTFPQGRIIRTVRIEALGTRRGPAPEAQALYFDLTEKQDPVPRNPRYEGKGRPDKKERRALDLSRRDGVF; this comes from the coding sequence ATGCTGGTGAGCGAGAAGATCAGAATTGACAAATGGCTGTGGCAGGCGCGGTTCTTCAAGACCCGCAGCCTGTCCGCCAAAATGGTCAGTGGTGGTCATCTTAGTCTCAATGGCAATAAAATTGCAAAACCGGCTCAGAACGTCTCTTCCGGGGACGTTCTGACCTTCCCGCAGGGCCGCATCATCCGAACCGTGCGGATCGAAGCCCTCGGAACACGGCGCGGGCCGGCCCCAGAGGCACAGGCGCTGTACTTTGATTTGACCGAAAAACAGGACCCCGTGCCGCGCAACCCGCGCTACGAGGGAAAAGGTCGCCCGGATAAGAAAGAGCGCAGGGCGCTTGATCTTAGTCGCCGGGATGGTGTGTTTTGA